Proteins encoded by one window of Conger conger chromosome 1, fConCon1.1, whole genome shotgun sequence:
- the LOC133134002 gene encoding uncharacterized protein LOC133134002: MASNLSSLLVLIVFLPDNLCGHSETKEKLRKPNISVERSEHNRVVVDIACETKLENPTSETITCFLYIGDSAEASRTAQNKGEHCTFIVGTSDVQGRKVSCDYSVNTEPESLSPRSGRATVGRVPKAELGLSRAVILVEESMTLRCRGPDSPPVSHCTFTINERAISGSDCERSVTGAELLSGRPSALNELSMRCSYSLEGRPSLPSDSSTVTVLGKLPKAELGLSRAVISIEDSVKLRCRGPDSSPVSHCTFTINERAISGSDCERSVTGADLLSGRPSALNELSMRCSYSLEGRPSLYSDPTTVTVLDLKKPSISVSMKNNQAHIHCEAPPDITGAEFFLYSTLSKTLVNSTLAGKEERAAIFTVPRSSDSTLIYCCRYQFKRINSELSDRAEVKNKDQRGGTEDQSTGAHYS, from the exons AAAAGTTACGGAAACCAAACATTTCTGTGGAAAGATCGGAGCATAACAGGGTGGTGGTTGACATAGCCTGTGAGACAAAGCTGGAAAACCCCACATCTGAAACTATCACCTGTTTTCTGTACATTGGAGACTCAGCTGAGGCTTcaagaacagcacagaacaaaGGGGAACACTGTACCTTTATTGTGGGTACTAGTGACGTGCAGGGCAGGAAGGTGAGCTGTGATTATAGTGTGAATACGGAACCTGAGTCTCTTTCTCCACGCAGTGGCCGGGCCACAGTAG GTAGAGTGCCCAAGGCAGAGTTAGGATTGAGTCGTGCAGTGATTTTAGTAGAGGAGTCAATGACACTGAGGTGCAGGGGACCTGACTCTCCCCCTGTGTCCCACTGCACTTTCACCATTAATGAGAGAGCGATCAGTGGCTCAGATTGTGAGCGCTCAGTCACTGGAGCTGAGCTGCTCAGTGGGAGACCCAGCGCACTCAATGAGCTGAGCATGAGATGTTCCTACAGTCTGGAGGGAAGACCATCTCTACCTAGTGACTCCTCTACAGTAACTGTGCTGG GTAAACTGCCCAAGGCAGAGTTAGGATTGAGTCGTGCAGTGATTTCCATAGAGGACTCAGTGAAACTGAGGTGCAGGGGACCTGACTCTTCCCCTGTGTCCCACTGCACTTTCACCATTAATGAGAGAGCGATCAGTGGCTCAGATTGTGAGCGCTCAGTCACTGGAGCTGATCTGCTCAGTGGGAGACCCAGCGCACTCAATGAGCTGAGCATGAGATGTTCCTACAGTCTGGAGGGAAGGCCATCTCTATATAGTGACCCCACTACAGTAACTGTGCTGG ATCTAAAGAAGCCCAGCATCTCAGTCTCCATGAAAAACAATCAGGCACACATTCACTGTGAAGCCCCACCTGACATCACTGGAGCAGAGTTCTTCCTGTACTCAACATTGAGTAAAACACTTGTGAACAGCACCCTGGCTGGAAAGGAAGAGCGAGCAGCCATTTTCACTGTCCCCCGcagctctgactccactctgatATACTGCTGCCGTTATCAGTTTAAGAGGATCAACTCTGAACTGAGTGACCGTGCTGAAGTTAAGAACAAGGACCAGAGAGGAGGAACAGAGGATCAAAGTACA